The proteins below come from a single Oerskovia jenensis genomic window:
- a CDS encoding FAD-binding oxidoreductase gives MSAPANTAVRGEHQHTRAVDTLVRSAAAVDPGSPLRLSKRTTNLFRPRRPSPGPGLDASGLTGVVWIDPVTGTADVQGMCTYEDLVAATLPHGLVPTVVPQLRTITVGGALAGLGIESSSLRNGLPHEAVVELDVLTPSGELVTAGPTGEHADLFHAFPNSYGTLGYATRVRLRLDRAEPFVVVRNVRFGSVAEVAAAVGKIAADGSWEGERVDFCDGVLFGPGEAYLCLGRFASREQAQRLAPAPSDYTGQRIYYRSVRERSIDVLRTIDYLWRWDTDWFWCSRALGVQNPVVRRLWPRRWRRSDVYRRLVGLDERLDLTGRLADLRRRPRAERVVQDVEVPLDQLESFMAWFTGHVPMTPVWLCPLRLTSPEPWPLYPLEPRRVYVNVGFWGGVPIAPGARDGDVNRQIEMAVAVRHGHKSLYSTSTYGRETFDTLYGGLDYAAVKERYDPAGRTPTLYEKAVLGA, from the coding sequence GTGTCAGCCCCCGCGAACACTGCCGTCCGTGGTGAGCACCAGCACACGCGAGCCGTGGACACGTTGGTGCGCTCCGCCGCTGCCGTCGACCCAGGCAGTCCTCTGCGCCTGTCGAAGCGGACGACGAACCTGTTCCGCCCTCGACGCCCGTCGCCGGGTCCGGGTCTGGACGCGTCGGGGCTCACGGGCGTCGTCTGGATCGACCCCGTGACGGGCACGGCCGACGTGCAGGGCATGTGCACGTACGAGGACCTCGTCGCCGCGACCCTCCCCCACGGCCTGGTCCCGACGGTCGTGCCTCAGCTCCGCACGATCACGGTGGGTGGCGCCCTCGCGGGGCTCGGCATCGAGTCGAGCTCGCTGCGCAACGGCCTGCCGCACGAGGCGGTCGTGGAGCTCGACGTCCTGACGCCGTCCGGCGAGCTCGTCACGGCCGGGCCGACGGGCGAGCACGCCGACCTCTTCCACGCGTTCCCCAACTCGTACGGGACCCTCGGGTACGCGACGCGCGTGCGGCTGCGCCTGGACCGGGCCGAGCCGTTCGTCGTGGTCCGCAACGTGCGCTTCGGGTCGGTCGCGGAGGTTGCCGCTGCGGTGGGCAAGATCGCGGCGGACGGGTCGTGGGAGGGGGAACGGGTCGACTTCTGCGACGGCGTCCTGTTCGGCCCGGGCGAGGCGTACCTGTGCCTGGGCCGCTTCGCGTCGCGCGAGCAGGCGCAGCGGCTCGCCCCTGCGCCGAGCGACTACACGGGGCAGCGGATCTACTACCGCTCGGTGCGCGAGCGGTCGATCGACGTCCTGCGCACGATCGACTACCTGTGGCGCTGGGACACCGACTGGTTCTGGTGCTCGCGCGCTCTCGGGGTCCAGAACCCGGTGGTGCGCAGGCTCTGGCCGCGTCGGTGGCGACGTTCGGACGTCTACCGCCGGCTCGTGGGCCTCGACGAGCGCCTGGACCTGACGGGCCGGCTCGCGGACCTGCGGCGTCGGCCCCGTGCCGAGCGCGTGGTCCAGGACGTCGAGGTGCCGCTCGACCAGCTCGAGAGCTTCATGGCGTGGTTCACGGGCCACGTCCCCATGACGCCCGTGTGGTTGTGCCCCCTGCGGCTCACCTCGCCCGAGCCGTGGCCGCTGTACCCGCTCGAGCCACGGCGGGTGTACGTGAACGTGGGTTTCTGGGGCGGCGTCCCGATCGCACCGGGGGCCCGCGACGGCGACGTGAACCGTCAGATCGAGATGGCGGTCGCGGTCCGCCACGGTCACAAGTCGCTCTACTCCACGTCGACGTACGGCCGCGAGACGTTCGACACCCTCTACGGCGGCCTCGACTACGCGGCGGTCAAGGAGCGGTACGACCCGGCGGGACGCACGCCGACGCTCTACGAGAAGGCGGTGCTGGGAGCATGA
- a CDS encoding class I SAM-dependent methyltransferase produces the protein MTQIAVAEILDRLTEGPLPFGFSAYDGSSAGPADAPVHVHLANERGLRYVATSPGGLGLGRAYVAGDLQVDGVPGGDPYPLLKAAADGLRLRRPTPAEVARWARGLGLGVLRPPAPPPEEHLSRLRRLTEGLRHSRQRDAEAISHHYDVSNTFYEHVLGPSMTYTCACFPTPQSTLEEAQEHKYALVAGKLGLHPGMRLLDVGCGWGGMVRHAARSGVRALGVTLSRQQAGWAQARIEAEGLSDLAEVRYGDYRDVTDGGFDAVSSIGLTEHIGVANYRAYFTFLQGRLRDGGRLLNHSITRPTNTARPRAGGFIDRYVFPDGELTGSGRIISTMQDVGLEVRHEENLREHYAMTLREWGANLTRHWDECVADVGIGTARVWGLYMAGSRLAFERNEIQLHQVLAVRPEPGGASGFPLRPDWTP, from the coding sequence ATGACGCAGATCGCGGTGGCCGAGATCCTCGACCGGCTGACGGAGGGACCGCTGCCGTTCGGCTTCAGCGCGTACGACGGTTCGAGCGCCGGTCCGGCCGACGCCCCGGTCCACGTGCACCTGGCGAACGAGCGGGGCCTGCGGTACGTCGCGACGTCGCCCGGTGGGCTGGGCCTCGGTCGTGCGTACGTCGCGGGCGACCTGCAGGTGGACGGCGTGCCGGGCGGGGACCCGTACCCGTTGCTCAAGGCTGCTGCCGACGGGCTGCGGTTGCGCCGCCCGACTCCCGCCGAGGTCGCGCGGTGGGCACGCGGTCTGGGTCTGGGCGTCCTGCGGCCCCCCGCACCGCCGCCCGAGGAGCACCTGTCGCGCCTGCGTCGGCTGACCGAAGGGCTGCGGCACTCGCGGCAGCGGGACGCCGAGGCGATCAGCCACCACTACGACGTCTCGAACACGTTCTACGAGCACGTCCTGGGCCCGTCCATGACGTACACGTGCGCGTGCTTCCCCACGCCGCAGTCGACGCTCGAGGAGGCGCAGGAGCACAAGTACGCACTCGTCGCGGGCAAGCTGGGGCTGCACCCGGGCATGCGGCTGCTCGACGTCGGGTGCGGCTGGGGCGGGATGGTCCGGCACGCGGCCCGCTCCGGGGTCCGGGCTCTGGGGGTCACGCTGTCCCGGCAGCAGGCCGGGTGGGCGCAGGCCCGGATCGAGGCCGAGGGGCTGTCCGACCTCGCGGAGGTCCGGTACGGCGACTATCGCGACGTGACCGACGGCGGCTTCGACGCCGTGAGCTCGATCGGGCTGACCGAGCACATCGGGGTCGCGAACTACCGTGCGTACTTCACGTTCCTCCAGGGGCGCCTGCGTGACGGCGGCCGGTTGCTCAACCACTCGATCACGCGCCCGACGAACACGGCCCGTCCCCGCGCGGGCGGCTTCATCGACCGGTACGTCTTCCCTGACGGCGAGCTCACGGGCTCGGGTCGGATCATCTCGACCATGCAGGACGTGGGCCTCGAGGTGCGGCACGAGGAGAACCTGCGCGAGCACTACGCGATGACCTTGCGCGAGTGGGGTGCGAACCTCACGCGCCACTGGGACGAGTGCGTGGCCGACGTCGGGATCGGTACGGCCCGCGTGTGGGGCCTGTACATGGCGGGGTCGCGGCTCGCGTTCGAGCGCAACGAGATCCAGCTCCACCAGGTGCTCGCGGTGCGCCCCGAACCCGGCGGGGCGTCGGGCTTCCCGCTGCGCCCGGACTGGACCCCGTAG
- a CDS encoding nuclear transport factor 2 family protein, with product MGHGTEDDLRNALDAVEAAWGRAIVANDADAIGRFMTDDWQIVGEDGITSREDFLALVRSGDLTHESMSKITGSVRALGDAAVLVGRGANTGHYQGQAFASDEWITDVFVRGPDGWRCVRTHLTAARDAS from the coding sequence ATGGGACACGGCACCGAGGACGACCTCCGGAACGCGCTGGACGCGGTCGAGGCGGCGTGGGGACGGGCCATCGTCGCCAACGACGCCGACGCGATCGGCCGATTCATGACCGACGACTGGCAGATCGTGGGCGAGGACGGCATCACGTCCCGGGAGGACTTCCTGGCGCTCGTGCGCTCGGGCGACCTCACGCACGAGTCGATGAGCAAGATCACCGGCAGCGTGCGCGCGCTCGGGGACGCCGCGGTCCTCGTCGGACGAGGTGCCAACACCGGGCACTACCAGGGGCAGGCGTTCGCCTCCGACGAGTGGATCACCGACGTCTTCGTCCGTGGCCCCGACGGGTGGCGGTGCGTGCGCACGCACCTCACGGCGGCCCGCGACGCGTCCTGA
- a CDS encoding aromatic ring-opening dioxygenase LigA yields the protein MSTSTAGTARSVRLIGLVTMIAGLVLLLAGAATWATITSQLAAEKITVSEDASMLAGSPVRGPFSAYAQAEIINEHALKMSEGKTYAELDKEDPTRATVMNGSFLRASLFTSVVSYGVSALVMGLGVLFGLLGYALRRIGASPALSTGTAKPTPEVVNA from the coding sequence ATGAGCACCAGCACCGCTGGTACCGCCCGGTCCGTCCGCCTCATCGGCCTCGTCACGATGATCGCAGGCCTCGTGCTGCTGCTCGCCGGCGCAGCCACCTGGGCCACCATCACCTCGCAGCTGGCCGCCGAGAAGATCACGGTCTCCGAGGACGCCTCGATGCTCGCCGGCTCGCCGGTCCGCGGCCCCTTCAGCGCCTACGCCCAGGCCGAGATCATCAACGAGCACGCGCTCAAGATGAGCGAGGGCAAGACCTACGCCGAGCTCGACAAGGAAGACCCGACCCGCGCGACGGTCATGAACGGCTCGTTCCTCCGCGCCTCGCTCTTCACCTCGGTCGTCTCCTACGGCGTCAGCGCACTGGTCATGGGTCTCGGTGTCCTGTTCGGCCTCCTCGGCTACGCCCTGCGTCGCATCGGAGCATCCCCCGCACTGAGCACCGGCACCGCGAAGCCCACCCCTGAGGTCGTCAACGCCTGA
- a CDS encoding ATP-grasp domain-containing protein, with translation MTTTARIALATCSVLPRLDPDDAPLVGALAARGIEAVPSVWDDESVDWASFDAVVVRSAWDYAPRRDEFVAWAERAGRVLNPAAVISWNTDKRYLKELEEQGVPVIPTLWLDPSQNLSSRAIHTRLPAQGDFVIKPVVSAGAKDTGRYQSGEAHSRGLAIQHAKNLLASGRQVMVQPYVRSVDTAGETGLIFIDGEFSHAVRKNALLTGPHRPTQGLYKQEEMSRFEATPEQLAVAQQALAVAAQAVPGQEPNLYARVDLVNGDDGAPMVIEAELTEPSLFFSLGKGSLDRFVDAVAGRLGSTPEV, from the coding sequence GTGACCACCACAGCGCGCATCGCCCTCGCCACCTGCTCCGTCCTGCCCCGCCTCGATCCCGACGACGCCCCCCTCGTGGGAGCGCTCGCCGCCCGGGGGATCGAAGCCGTGCCGTCGGTCTGGGACGACGAGTCGGTCGACTGGGCCTCGTTCGACGCGGTCGTCGTGCGCTCGGCCTGGGACTACGCCCCGCGCCGCGACGAGTTCGTCGCCTGGGCCGAGCGTGCGGGCCGCGTGCTCAACCCCGCCGCGGTCATCAGCTGGAACACCGACAAGCGCTACCTCAAGGAGCTCGAGGAGCAGGGCGTCCCGGTCATCCCGACGCTCTGGCTCGACCCGAGCCAGAACCTGTCCTCGCGTGCCATCCACACGCGCCTGCCGGCCCAGGGGGACTTCGTCATCAAGCCCGTCGTGAGCGCCGGCGCCAAGGACACCGGGCGCTACCAGTCGGGCGAGGCGCACTCGCGCGGCCTCGCGATCCAGCACGCCAAGAACCTCCTCGCCTCCGGCCGTCAGGTCATGGTCCAGCCGTACGTCCGCAGCGTCGACACCGCGGGCGAGACCGGCCTGATCTTCATCGACGGCGAGTTCTCGCACGCGGTCCGCAAGAACGCGCTGCTCACGGGCCCGCACCGTCCCACCCAGGGCCTGTACAAGCAGGAGGAGATGAGCCGCTTCGAGGCGACTCCCGAGCAGCTCGCGGTCGCCCAGCAGGCGCTCGCGGTCGCGGCGCAGGCCGTCCCCGGGCAGGAGCCGAACCTCTACGCACGCGTCGACCTCGTGAACGGGGACGACGGCGCGCCCATGGTCATCGAGGCCGAGCTCACCGAGCCCTCGCTCTTCTTCTCGCTCGGCAAGGGGTCGCTCGACCGCTTCGTCGACGCGGTGGCGGGGCGGCTCGGGTCGACCCCCGAGGTCTGA
- a CDS encoding ABC transporter ATP-binding protein yields the protein MASTPTGTTEATRAFPTITDETAIVFDGVRKEYPNGTVAVGDLSLSVREHEMLALVGPSGCGKSTTLRMTNRLVEPSAGRILLSGEDITQGDPVALRRRIGYVIQNVGLFPHRTVAQNVATVPGLLGWDKARTRSRVGELLELVGLAPDTYAKRYPHELSGGERQRVGVARALATDPPVLLMDEPFGAVDPAGRRRLQTEFRRIQRELGTTVLFVTHDIDEAVHLADRIAVFSFGGHLEQLAEPLTVLAHPASDAVREFIGEGAPVRMLGLAMVQRADLEGADLISAPAPDAIRLGAPLSVAFEAIAALPGSAMGRVPVADEAGDVVGSLTADGILAALRRTADAAAV from the coding sequence ATGGCGAGCACCCCGACCGGCACCACCGAGGCCACCAGAGCGTTCCCGACGATCACCGACGAGACGGCCATCGTGTTCGACGGCGTCCGCAAGGAGTACCCCAACGGGACCGTCGCCGTGGGCGACCTGTCCCTGAGCGTGCGCGAGCACGAGATGCTCGCGCTCGTCGGGCCCTCCGGCTGCGGGAAGTCCACGACGCTGCGCATGACCAACCGTCTCGTCGAACCCTCTGCCGGGCGCATCCTGCTGAGCGGCGAGGACATCACGCAGGGCGATCCCGTGGCACTGCGGCGGCGGATCGGCTACGTGATCCAGAACGTGGGCCTGTTCCCGCACCGCACGGTCGCCCAGAACGTCGCGACCGTCCCCGGGCTGCTCGGCTGGGACAAGGCGCGCACGCGCTCCCGGGTCGGTGAGCTGCTCGAGCTCGTCGGCCTGGCCCCCGACACCTACGCCAAGCGCTACCCGCACGAGCTGTCGGGCGGCGAGCGCCAGCGCGTCGGCGTGGCCCGGGCGCTCGCGACCGACCCGCCGGTCCTGCTCATGGACGAGCCCTTCGGTGCCGTCGACCCCGCAGGGCGGCGCCGGCTCCAGACCGAGTTCCGGCGCATCCAGCGCGAGCTCGGGACCACCGTCCTGTTCGTGACCCACGACATCGACGAGGCCGTCCACCTCGCCGACCGCATCGCGGTCTTCAGCTTCGGCGGCCACCTCGAACAGCTCGCCGAGCCCCTGACGGTCCTGGCGCACCCCGCGAGCGACGCCGTCCGGGAGTTCATCGGGGAGGGCGCGCCGGTCCGCATGCTCGGGCTGGCCATGGTGCAGCGCGCGGACCTCGAGGGTGCGGACCTCATCTCCGCGCCCGCCCCCGACGCGATCCGCCTGGGCGCGCCGCTGTCCGTCGCCTTCGAGGCGATCGCGGCGCTGCCCGGCTCCGCGATGGGCCGGGTGCCCGTCGCGGACGAGGCGGGCGACGTCGTCGGGTCCCTGACCGCGGACGGGATCCTCGCCGCGCTGCGGCGCACCGCGGACGCCGCCGCGGTCTAG
- a CDS encoding ABC transporter permease, protein MPPNPWFSWSYVQNNWGEISQALVEHTTITIQAVLIALVIALPLAALAHRVRWLAVPVLGTTGVMYTIPSLALFSILVPFTGIGRTPVLIGLVMYALLILVRNILVGLQGVDPDVRDAAKGLGYGPTRLLTSVEIPNALPSIMTGVRLATVSTVALVTVGFVAGYGGLGTLMFRGFRSSYNAQIMTATLLCLLLAVVLDLLLLLLGRALTPWSRTRAPGSTDRSTGRGAREAAVAHAAEAASERTA, encoded by the coding sequence ATGCCGCCCAACCCGTGGTTCTCGTGGAGCTACGTCCAGAACAACTGGGGAGAGATCTCCCAGGCGCTCGTCGAGCACACGACGATCACCATCCAGGCCGTGCTCATCGCGCTCGTCATCGCCCTGCCGCTCGCGGCACTCGCGCACCGCGTGCGCTGGCTCGCGGTCCCCGTGCTCGGCACGACGGGCGTCATGTACACGATCCCCTCGCTCGCACTGTTCTCGATCCTCGTCCCGTTCACGGGCATCGGTCGGACGCCCGTGCTCATCGGTCTCGTGATGTACGCCCTGCTCATCCTGGTGCGCAACATCCTGGTGGGCCTGCAGGGCGTCGACCCCGACGTGCGCGACGCGGCCAAGGGTCTGGGCTACGGTCCCACGCGGCTGCTGACCTCGGTCGAGATCCCCAACGCGCTGCCGAGCATCATGACCGGGGTACGGCTCGCGACGGTCTCGACCGTGGCGCTCGTCACGGTCGGGTTCGTCGCGGGGTACGGCGGGCTGGGCACCCTGATGTTCCGCGGCTTCCGGTCGAGCTACAACGCCCAGATCATGACGGCGACGCTGCTGTGCCTGCTGCTGGCGGTCGTGCTCGACCTGCTCCTCCTGCTGCTGGGCCGGGCCCTGACCCCGTGGTCACGGACCCGTGCGCCGGGCTCGACGGACCGCTCGACGGGGCGGGGCGCGCGCGAGGCGGCCGTCGCCCACGCGGCCGAAGCGGCGAGCGAGCGGACCGCATGA
- a CDS encoding ABC transporter permease, which translates to MNVVQEALIWLNDPLNWTGPDGLLVRTGEHLEMTAIAVLLAALIALPAGIWLGHSGKGAGPTIVVVNTSRALPTFGILLILAAGGLFGDRAAVISAVIFAIPLILANAYTGVAEVDPDVKDAARGMGMSSQRSLWLVEVPLAVPLIAAGLRTAIVQVIAVLTLAAFVGGGGLGVPLRVGFSNQRYGQVLAVGVVIAVLCLVVDAVLALVQRAVTPAPLRVKAGTVR; encoded by the coding sequence ATGAACGTCGTCCAGGAAGCCCTGATCTGGCTCAACGACCCGCTCAACTGGACGGGACCCGACGGGCTGCTCGTGCGCACGGGCGAGCACCTGGAGATGACCGCGATCGCGGTCCTGCTGGCGGCGCTCATCGCGCTGCCCGCGGGGATCTGGCTCGGCCACTCGGGCAAGGGCGCGGGTCCGACGATCGTGGTCGTGAACACCTCGCGCGCCCTGCCGACGTTCGGGATCCTGCTGATCCTCGCGGCAGGCGGGCTGTTCGGGGATCGCGCCGCGGTCATCTCGGCCGTGATCTTCGCCATCCCGCTCATCCTCGCCAACGCCTACACGGGCGTCGCCGAGGTCGACCCCGACGTCAAGGACGCTGCCCGTGGCATGGGCATGAGCTCGCAGCGCTCGCTGTGGCTCGTCGAGGTGCCGCTCGCGGTGCCGTTGATCGCCGCCGGGCTGCGGACCGCGATCGTGCAGGTCATCGCGGTGCTCACGCTCGCGGCGTTCGTCGGCGGCGGGGGGCTCGGCGTCCCCCTGCGGGTCGGGTTCTCGAACCAGCGTTACGGGCAGGTCCTCGCGGTCGGCGTCGTGATCGCGGTGCTCTGCCTCGTGGTGGACGCGGTGCTGGCCCTCGTCCAGCGCGCGGTGACGCCCGCGCCGCTGCGCGTGAAGGCGGGCACCGTGCGCTGA
- a CDS encoding glycine betaine ABC transporter substrate-binding protein: MSRRSTTFRTLTVSALLVVALAACGDAGSSGTEASGGSTSTASGTVCEPVAGKELVVLEDDKHLQTVDNIIPAANAAAVANQPAVLELLDTVSAALTTDKLIALNKAVDVDRQTSSQAAQKFVEDEGLAATSTPGAGTSLVVGAANFSESTTLAEIYAAVLRSGGYDVTVQTVDARETYLPALESGQLSVFPEYVGTLTEFLNKEINGPDAEPLASGDLDTTVTALRDLGTQKGLTFGEPSAAQDQNAFAVTTAFAEEHDVSTLSELAEACPGGITLGAGPECPERAFCQPGLEETYGLNITNFVNLDVGGPLTKSALLQGEIVLGLVFSSDGQLG, from the coding sequence ATGTCACGGCGATCCACCACCTTCCGCACCCTGACCGTTTCCGCCCTCCTAGTCGTCGCTCTCGCGGCGTGCGGCGACGCCGGCTCCTCCGGCACCGAGGCGTCCGGCGGATCCACGTCGACCGCGAGCGGGACCGTGTGCGAGCCCGTCGCGGGCAAGGAGCTCGTCGTCCTCGAGGACGACAAGCACCTGCAGACCGTCGACAACATCATCCCGGCCGCCAATGCCGCGGCCGTCGCGAACCAGCCGGCCGTCCTGGAGCTGCTCGACACGGTGTCGGCGGCTCTCACCACCGACAAGCTCATCGCGCTCAACAAGGCCGTCGACGTGGACCGGCAGACGTCCTCGCAGGCCGCGCAGAAGTTCGTCGAGGACGAGGGCCTCGCGGCGACCTCGACCCCGGGGGCCGGCACGTCGCTCGTCGTGGGCGCGGCCAACTTCTCCGAGAGCACGACGCTCGCCGAGATCTACGCGGCGGTCCTGCGCTCGGGCGGCTACGACGTCACGGTGCAGACCGTCGACGCGCGCGAGACGTACCTGCCCGCGCTCGAGTCGGGCCAGCTCAGCGTGTTCCCCGAGTACGTGGGGACGCTGACCGAGTTCCTCAACAAGGAGATCAACGGCCCCGACGCCGAGCCCCTCGCGAGCGGGGACCTCGACACCACGGTGACCGCGCTGCGTGACCTGGGCACCCAGAAGGGCCTGACCTTCGGCGAACCGTCGGCGGCCCAGGACCAGAACGCGTTCGCCGTCACCACGGCCTTCGCCGAGGAGCACGACGTCTCGACCCTCAGCGAGCTGGCCGAGGCCTGCCCCGGCGGCATCACGCTGGGCGCCGGACCGGAGTGCCCCGAGCGCGCGTTCTGCCAGCCGGGGCTCGAGGAGACCTACGGCCTCAACATCACCAACTTCGTGAACCTCGACGTGGGCGGACCGCTGACCAAGTCGGCGCTCCTCCAGGGCGAGATCGTGCTCGGGCTCGTGTTCTCCTCGGACGGCCAGCTCGGCTGA
- a CDS encoding dihydrolipoyl dehydrogenase family protein — protein MSADPQTKTPDETYDVIVIGGGPVGENAADRASRTGLSVAVVEAELVGGECSYWACMPSKALLRPGAALAAARAVPGVEASPVLDPAPILARRDEMVSHWDDAGQVQWLDGAGISLVRGLGRLVGPRLVEVSPEDPDADVDDLPETRLLAARHAVIVATGSVPVLPDTPGLAEIDPWSSREATSVQDVPTSIVILGGGVVGVEMATAFRDLGSQVTLLSRGRLLGRSEPFASEAVAAGLKTIGVDVRLGVSVTGATSLPDGGARLAYDGPQGKGSVAAAQVLVATGRVPRTADLGVDAVGLEPGKALAVDDQLEVEGVDGGWLFACGDVTGRVATTHQGKYQGRVVGDVVAARFGRAKPGEAAAAGADGETPEPWSRYAATADHAAKTQVVFSRPEVASVGLTEAEARKAGLAVKAVSYKLGSVSGAVLVAEGYEGTAQIVVDTDRQVIVGATFVGPDAAEMLHAATIAIVGQVPLARLWHAVPAYPTISEVWLRLLETYGL, from the coding sequence ATGAGCGCCGACCCGCAGACCAAGACCCCGGACGAGACCTACGACGTGATCGTGATCGGTGGTGGGCCCGTCGGCGAGAACGCCGCCGACCGCGCGAGCCGCACCGGGCTGAGCGTCGCCGTGGTCGAGGCCGAGCTCGTCGGCGGCGAGTGCTCCTACTGGGCGTGCATGCCGTCCAAGGCGCTGCTGCGCCCCGGCGCGGCCCTCGCGGCCGCGCGCGCGGTCCCCGGGGTCGAGGCGAGCCCCGTGCTCGACCCCGCACCGATCCTGGCGCGGCGCGACGAGATGGTCTCGCACTGGGACGACGCGGGGCAGGTCCAGTGGCTCGACGGCGCCGGGATCTCGCTCGTGCGCGGGCTCGGCCGGCTGGTCGGGCCACGGCTCGTCGAGGTCAGCCCCGAGGACCCCGACGCCGACGTCGACGACCTCCCCGAGACCCGCCTGCTCGCCGCCCGGCACGCCGTGATCGTCGCGACGGGCAGCGTGCCCGTCCTGCCCGACACCCCGGGCCTGGCCGAGATCGACCCGTGGAGCAGCCGCGAGGCCACGAGCGTCCAGGACGTCCCGACCTCGATCGTGATCCTGGGCGGGGGAGTCGTGGGCGTCGAGATGGCGACGGCGTTCCGCGACCTGGGCTCGCAGGTCACGCTGCTCTCGCGCGGACGACTGCTCGGTCGCTCGGAGCCCTTCGCGAGCGAGGCCGTCGCGGCGGGCCTGAAGACGATCGGCGTGGACGTGCGTCTGGGCGTGAGCGTCACGGGAGCGACGTCCCTGCCCGACGGCGGCGCGCGCCTCGCGTACGACGGCCCCCAGGGCAAGGGGTCGGTCGCGGCCGCGCAGGTGCTCGTCGCGACCGGGCGGGTGCCGCGTACCGCGGACCTGGGGGTCGACGCCGTCGGGCTCGAACCCGGGAAGGCGCTCGCGGTCGACGACCAGCTCGAGGTCGAGGGTGTCGACGGCGGCTGGCTGTTCGCGTGCGGTGACGTGACGGGCCGCGTGGCGACCACGCACCAGGGCAAGTACCAGGGGCGCGTCGTGGGCGACGTGGTCGCGGCGAGGTTCGGGAGGGCGAAGCCGGGGGAGGCTGCGGCTGCCGGGGCGGACGGTGAGACCCCCGAGCCCTGGAGCCGCTACGCCGCGACCGCCGACCACGCCGCGAAGACCCAGGTCGTGTTCTCCCGCCCCGAGGTCGCCTCGGTGGGACTGACCGAGGCCGAGGCCAGGAAGGCCGGGCTCGCGGTCAAGGCGGTCTCGTACAAGCTCGGCTCGGTGTCGGGGGCCGTCCTCGTCGCCGAAGGCTACGAGGGGACCGCGCAGATCGTGGTCGACACCGACCGGCAGGTGATCGTGGGCGCGACGTTCGTCGGGCCGGACGCGGCGGAGATGCTGCACGCCGCGACCATCGCGATCGTCGGGCAGGTGCCGCTTGCACGCTTGTGGCACGCTGTGCCCGCCTACCCGACGATCAGCGAGGTCTGGCTACGGCTGCTCGAGACCTACGGCCTGTAG
- a CDS encoding MarR family winged helix-turn-helix transcriptional regulator, which produces MQTQTAPERLRALPSWLLAQAALEASRVVSEHLAAVGAHRSHYAVLAALEEFGPASQAALGRRCGIDRSDLVALLDRLVADGDVERRPDPSDRRRNIVTLTPRGVRRLDELSAVLGDAQDVLLSALPDEDRDALVALLRALVTGSDARR; this is translated from the coding sequence ATGCAGACCCAGACCGCCCCCGAACGCCTCCGTGCACTGCCCAGCTGGCTGCTCGCCCAGGCGGCGCTCGAGGCGTCCCGCGTCGTCTCGGAGCACCTCGCGGCCGTGGGGGCGCACCGGTCCCACTACGCCGTGCTCGCCGCCCTGGAGGAGTTCGGCCCGGCGAGCCAGGCCGCGCTCGGGCGCCGGTGCGGGATCGACCGGAGCGACCTGGTCGCCCTGCTCGACAGGCTGGTGGCCGACGGCGACGTCGAGCGCCGACCCGACCCGTCCGACCGGCGTCGCAACATCGTCACGCTGACCCCCCGGGGGGTGCGACGGCTCGACGAGCTCAGCGCCGTGCTCGGCGACGCGCAGGACGTGCTCCTCTCGGCGCTGCCGGACGAGGACCGCGACGCGCTGGTCGCTCTGCTGCGTGCGCTGGTCACCGGGAGCGACGCGCGCCGCTAG
- a CDS encoding nuclear transport factor 2 family protein, whose translation MPDHDHAHLPATHQDALRDLLDREEITRLVSRLTAALDEGDTERLRDLLTADGRASTPGGTAQGIDAVVAQAARNHRPEDGVQHLVGNVLVDLAHDHADVRANVVATFARREPQADRPVTLGAVYRLRARRTGTGWRLTHITTDPIWTSTTPVTRVGSA comes from the coding sequence ATGCCCGACCACGACCACGCCCACCTTCCTGCCACGCACCAGGACGCCCTGCGCGACCTGCTCGACCGGGAGGAGATCACCCGCCTCGTCTCCCGGCTCACGGCCGCCCTCGACGAGGGCGACACCGAACGGCTCCGCGACCTGCTCACCGCGGACGGACGAGCCAGCACCCCCGGTGGCACCGCGCAGGGGATCGACGCCGTCGTCGCCCAGGCCGCGCGCAACCATCGGCCGGAGGACGGCGTCCAGCACCTCGTCGGCAACGTCCTGGTCGATCTCGCGCACGACCACGCAGACGTCCGGGCGAACGTGGTCGCCACGTTCGCCCGGCGCGAGCCGCAGGCGGACAGGCCCGTCACCCTCGGAGCGGTCTACCGGCTCAGGGCGCGCAGGACCGGCACCGGTTGGCGACTGACGCACATCACGACGGACCCGATCTGGACCTCGACCACACCCGTCACGCGCGTCGGGTCGGCCTAG